In a genomic window of Pedobacter sp. KBS0701:
- a CDS encoding gamma-glutamyltransferase family protein yields MKNLFLVLLLSLSFRPLFAQQTQKPMLYGNSWMAITGKPMAATAGAMIFQQGGNAVDAACAMLAATCTMWDTLSWGGETQALIYNPNTKKVIAINAMGVAPTGATVAFFKAKGYSFPPEYGPLAATTPGTPGGLIYMLSKYGSMSLGQVLAPAIQMAAGYAIEAQAANSMERDKDLIKTWPYSKKVLLPHLGEKREAPEAGEVFVQKELLATLTKMVEAEQAALKKGSTRQEALMAAYDRFYKGDIAKEFVRGSKEQGGLITMDDLAKWKPAEEEALSTDYKGIKVYKLKQWTQGPVLLQALNILENFDLKAMGYNSSKYIHTVYQAMNLSFADRDFYYGDPDQNPAEPIKGLLSKDYAKQRASLIQFNKNDANVGPGDPYPYEGKKNPYLNLLKSRGYNPDTAKRNFAPKHDLGNNTPKEIYEDRLWRGTTSIEAADKAGWVVSVTPSGGWLPACIAGNTGIGMSQRMQSFVLDSALNPFNVVAPGKRPRVTLSPSLFLKDGKPFISAAVQGGDTQDQNLLQFFLNMAEFDMNVQRATEAANFNTNQLWLSLGGTKTSDREPKPGQILLNANTKEEVRTELKKMGYTLSFSERTSGPINAIYFDWKHNSLQGGSSNHGEDYGIAW; encoded by the coding sequence ATGAAAAATTTATTCCTTGTTCTGTTATTATCACTTTCTTTTCGCCCTTTATTCGCACAGCAAACGCAAAAGCCGATGCTTTATGGTAACAGTTGGATGGCCATCACCGGAAAGCCAATGGCAGCGACAGCAGGTGCAATGATCTTTCAGCAAGGGGGAAATGCTGTTGATGCGGCATGTGCCATGTTAGCTGCCACTTGCACCATGTGGGATACCTTGAGCTGGGGAGGAGAGACGCAGGCGCTGATTTACAATCCCAATACAAAAAAGGTGATCGCCATTAATGCGATGGGCGTTGCACCAACCGGAGCAACCGTAGCCTTTTTTAAAGCTAAAGGTTATAGTTTTCCGCCAGAATACGGTCCTCTGGCCGCCACCACGCCGGGTACGCCCGGCGGCTTGATCTACATGCTGAGTAAATACGGCAGCATGAGCCTGGGTCAGGTTTTAGCACCTGCCATTCAGATGGCTGCAGGTTATGCCATAGAAGCACAGGCTGCAAACAGTATGGAACGGGATAAAGATTTGATTAAAACCTGGCCTTACAGTAAAAAGGTGTTGTTGCCACATTTGGGTGAGAAACGGGAGGCGCCAGAAGCAGGGGAGGTTTTTGTTCAAAAAGAGCTGTTGGCCACCCTAACCAAAATGGTTGAAGCAGAGCAAGCAGCATTAAAGAAAGGAAGCACCCGACAAGAGGCATTAATGGCCGCTTATGATCGTTTTTATAAAGGAGATATCGCAAAAGAATTTGTTCGCGGAAGCAAAGAACAGGGTGGTTTAATTACCATGGATGACCTTGCTAAATGGAAACCGGCTGAAGAAGAAGCGCTAAGCACCGATTATAAAGGAATCAAGGTGTATAAATTAAAACAGTGGACACAAGGACCTGTTTTACTGCAAGCTTTAAATATACTGGAGAATTTTGATCTGAAAGCAATGGGCTATAATAGTTCAAAATATATTCATACTGTTTATCAGGCAATGAACCTGTCGTTTGCTGACCGTGATTTTTATTATGGAGATCCAGATCAAAATCCTGCTGAACCAATAAAAGGTCTTTTAAGTAAAGATTATGCAAAACAACGGGCCTCACTTATTCAATTTAATAAAAATGATGCAAATGTAGGCCCTGGCGATCCTTACCCTTATGAGGGAAAGAAAAACCCTTATTTAAATCTGTTAAAAAGCAGGGGTTATAACCCGGATACAGCCAAACGTAATTTTGCACCAAAGCACGACCTGGGCAACAATACGCCAAAAGAAATTTATGAAGACCGCTTGTGGCGGGGAACAACATCTATAGAAGCTGCAGACAAAGCAGGTTGGGTAGTATCAGTTACCCCAAGCGGAGGTTGGCTTCCGGCCTGTATTGCCGGTAATACAGGTATTGGAATGAGTCAGCGCATGCAAAGTTTTGTGCTCGATTCTGCCTTAAACCCCTTCAATGTTGTTGCGCCTGGCAAACGACCAAGAGTAACCTTATCGCCCTCACTATTTCTCAAAGATGGTAAACCTTTTATATCTGCTGCAGTTCAGGGTGGGGATACCCAGGACCAGAACTTACTGCAATTCTTTTTAAATATGGCTGAATTTGATATGAATGTGCAAAGGGCAACCGAAGCAGCTAATTTTAATACCAATCAACTTTGGCTTTCTCTGGGGGGTACTAAAACGAGCGACAGAGAACCAAAGCCCGGTCAGATCTTATTAAATGCCAATACTAAAGAGGAGGTGCGTACTGAATTGAAAAAAATGGGTTATACACTCAGTTTTTCAGAACGTACCAGTGGCCCTATCAATGCCATTTATTTTGATTGGAAACACAATAGTTTGCAAGGTGGATCGAGTAACCATGGAGAAGATTATGGCATTGCATGGTAG
- a CDS encoding inositol oxygenase family protein → MRNQSASSEDNQNPLQNLDQWEEDILTRYPDPKNINADKKEEQFRNYEETEKDSVKEFYRLNHTYQTYDFVKQKKADYLKFDKQEMPIWSAFDFLNKLVDDSDPDTDLDQMQHLLQTSEAIRNDGHPDWMVLVGLIHDMGKVLCLFGEPQWAVVGDTFPVGCAYSDKIVYPEFFSQNPDYNNETYQTKLGVYTQNCGLDHVDMSWGHDEYVYHMMKPYLPEPGLYMLRYHSFYSQHRENAYEHLMNEKDHEMFKWVNLFNPYDLYSKNPNQKSWEELQPYYKALVAKYLPATIKF, encoded by the coding sequence ATGAGAAACCAAAGTGCATCTTCAGAGGACAATCAAAATCCATTGCAAAATCTTGATCAATGGGAAGAGGATATATTAACCCGCTATCCGGATCCTAAAAACATCAATGCTGACAAAAAAGAAGAGCAGTTCAGAAATTACGAAGAAACAGAAAAAGACAGTGTAAAAGAGTTTTACAGGCTTAACCATACCTATCAAACATACGATTTCGTAAAACAGAAAAAAGCAGATTACTTAAAGTTCGACAAGCAAGAGATGCCAATCTGGAGTGCGTTTGATTTTCTGAATAAGCTGGTGGATGATTCTGATCCGGATACCGATTTAGACCAGATGCAACACCTGTTGCAGACGTCTGAGGCCATCAGAAACGACGGCCATCCCGATTGGATGGTATTGGTTGGGTTAATCCACGATATGGGTAAAGTGCTTTGTTTATTCGGAGAGCCACAATGGGCCGTAGTTGGTGATACTTTCCCGGTAGGATGTGCGTATTCAGATAAAATTGTTTATCCGGAATTTTTCAGTCAGAATCCCGATTATAATAATGAAACTTATCAAACCAAATTGGGTGTCTACACTCAAAATTGCGGCCTGGATCATGTAGATATGTCTTGGGGGCATGATGAATATGTATACCACATGATGAAGCCCTACCTGCCAGAACCAGGTTTATATATGCTCCGTTACCATTCCTTTTATTCACAGCACAGGGAAAATGCGTATGAGCACCTGATGAATGAAAAAGACCATGAAATGTTTAAATGGGTTAACCTGTTTAACCCTTACGATTTATATTCTAAAAACCCCAATCAGAAAAGCTGGGAAGAACTGCAGCCTTATTACAAAGCACTGGTGGCTAAATATTTACCGGCTACTATTAAATTTTAA
- a CDS encoding glycoside hydrolase family 28 protein encodes MKIRILLFFALLISFSGMAQNKLYNIKNYGAVGDGKNNDAAAIQKAINACSAAGGGQVIVPAGNVFLAGPFNLKSFVDLRVEGGAKILASPDEKLYTQSAFRENKGEGTIWIGGEKLEQVSISGTGAIDGNGISFMGEELSDSYVLKPFNIVDPRPHLLTLTGCNKLNIDGVTFQNSAYWTVHLIGCNDVSISNITLLNSIKIRNSDGIDLDHSKNVRITNCFIESGDDCICLKNRREFEEYGACENIVISNCTMTSSSCAIKIGSENMDRISNVLINNCNIRKSNRGIGIQNRDEGTVNNVIFSNLFIESKLFSDVWWGKAEPIYITAYPRATSNNKDAGWRLPKGQTKGKVGAVKNIYFSNIRCTGESGVYISGESPDKISDIYFDQVSVYLDKTTKEGGGVYDRRPSNVEGLVKSAIAGFYFENTGYISLLNSNVVWGKNKPDYAGKALEEKNVSKLKTVNFSETTVEK; translated from the coding sequence ATGAAGATAAGAATTTTACTTTTTTTTGCACTGCTGATTTCTTTCAGTGGGATGGCCCAGAATAAATTATATAATATTAAAAATTATGGTGCAGTTGGCGATGGCAAAAACAACGATGCAGCGGCCATTCAGAAAGCCATCAATGCCTGTTCTGCAGCAGGGGGCGGGCAGGTAATTGTACCCGCAGGGAATGTATTTTTAGCCGGTCCATTTAACTTAAAATCGTTTGTTGATTTAAGGGTAGAGGGTGGTGCTAAAATCCTGGCCAGTCCTGATGAAAAACTGTATACGCAAAGTGCTTTTAGAGAAAATAAAGGCGAGGGTACCATCTGGATAGGCGGAGAAAAGCTTGAACAGGTAAGCATTAGCGGAACAGGGGCGATTGATGGAAATGGAATTTCGTTCATGGGGGAGGAGCTTAGCGACTCGTATGTTTTAAAACCTTTTAATATTGTAGATCCGCGACCGCATTTGCTTACACTAACCGGCTGTAATAAACTGAATATAGATGGGGTAACTTTTCAGAATTCTGCCTACTGGACCGTTCATTTAATAGGTTGTAATGATGTTTCGATATCGAATATAACATTACTGAACAGCATTAAGATCCGTAATAGTGATGGTATTGATCTGGATCACAGTAAAAATGTGCGGATTACCAATTGTTTTATCGAATCGGGTGACGACTGTATCTGCTTAAAAAACAGGCGAGAGTTTGAAGAATATGGCGCCTGTGAAAACATTGTGATCAGCAACTGTACCATGACCTCCAGCTCTTGCGCCATTAAAATAGGTTCTGAAAATATGGACCGGATCAGTAATGTACTGATCAATAACTGTAATATCAGAAAGAGTAACCGCGGTATTGGTATTCAAAACCGTGATGAGGGTACCGTAAATAATGTGATTTTTTCTAACCTGTTTATCGAATCAAAACTTTTTTCGGATGTATGGTGGGGTAAGGCAGAGCCGATTTATATTACCGCTTATCCAAGAGCAACCAGCAATAATAAAGATGCTGGCTGGCGATTGCCGAAGGGCCAAACCAAGGGCAAGGTTGGGGCTGTTAAAAATATTTATTTCAGTAATATCCGGTGTACCGGAGAAAGTGGTGTGTACATCAGTGGCGAAAGCCCCGATAAAATTTCTGATATCTATTTTGACCAGGTGAGTGTTTACCTCGATAAAACAACAAAAGAAGGAGGGGGAGTATATGACCGCAGGCCAAGCAATGTTGAAGGGCTGGTTAAAAGTGCAATTGCGGGATTTTATTTTGAAAATACCGGATACATCAGCCTGCTTAACAGCAATGTAGTATGGGGTAAAAATAAGCCAGACTATGCAGGAAAAGCTTTGGAGGAAAAGAATGTGAGTAAACTTAAAACGGTTAATTTTAGCGAAACTACAGTAGAGAAGTAA
- a CDS encoding sodium/sugar symporter, whose translation MNHLSVFDYVVFLMYFIIVSVYGYWVYRSKKKKRTDTKDYFLAEGSLTWWAIGASIIASNISAEHFIGMSGSGFAMGLAIASYEWMAAATLIIVAIFFLPIYIKNKIYTMPQFLSNRYNNTVSTLMAVFWLLVYVFVNLTSIFFLGAIAIETITGIPFNICIIFLAIFSAIITLGGMKVIGYTDVIQVFVLVAGGLITCYMALKLVAEKLDAPSVLASLPLLRSEASDHFHMIFSKGDKFYSELPGIAVLVGGLWINNLNYWGCNQYIVQRALGADLKTGRNGLIFAAFLKLLIPVIVVIPGIAAYVLYQRGYFHSEMLDAAGTVKPDHAYPVLMNLLPAGIKGLAFAALTAAIVASLAGKCNSIATIFTLDIYKKFIKPEASETRLVSVGRWSVVVASLIAIVIAPALRSFDQVYQFIQEYVGFISPGVFAIFLLGFFWKKTTSRAALVASLLTIPLSAFFKFLPALSSGAIAPIPFLNRMSWVFVIIMVLMVLVTLTDPKSKDNPQGLEIDSSMFKVTPAFTIASVIICGILAALYTVFW comes from the coding sequence ATGAATCACTTGTCTGTATTCGATTATGTTGTTTTTTTAATGTATTTTATCATTGTTTCGGTATACGGCTATTGGGTTTATCGAAGCAAGAAAAAAAAGCGTACTGATACGAAGGATTATTTTTTGGCAGAAGGCTCACTCACCTGGTGGGCAATTGGTGCATCTATCATTGCTTCTAATATTTCTGCCGAACATTTTATTGGCATGTCGGGTTCGGGTTTTGCAATGGGGCTCGCCATTGCCAGTTACGAATGGATGGCTGCCGCTACATTAATTATTGTGGCTATATTCTTTCTGCCCATTTACATTAAGAACAAAATTTACACCATGCCACAGTTTCTGTCTAACCGTTATAATAATACGGTAAGTACATTAATGGCAGTTTTTTGGTTACTTGTTTATGTATTTGTAAACTTAACTTCCATTTTCTTTCTTGGTGCCATTGCTATTGAAACGATTACGGGCATTCCTTTTAATATATGCATCATTTTCCTGGCTATTTTTTCTGCTATTATCACCCTTGGCGGCATGAAGGTAATTGGTTATACTGATGTGATACAGGTTTTTGTTTTAGTGGCAGGCGGATTGATTACCTGTTATATGGCGCTTAAACTTGTAGCTGAAAAATTGGATGCACCCAGCGTTTTGGCCTCTCTTCCATTATTGCGCAGCGAAGCATCTGATCACTTTCATATGATATTTTCTAAAGGAGATAAATTTTACAGCGAATTGCCTGGTATTGCGGTACTGGTAGGTGGTTTGTGGATCAATAATTTAAATTATTGGGGTTGTAACCAGTATATTGTTCAGCGGGCATTGGGAGCCGATTTAAAGACCGGGCGTAACGGATTAATATTTGCCGCATTTTTGAAATTACTCATTCCGGTAATTGTTGTTATCCCAGGTATTGCTGCCTACGTGCTTTATCAGCGTGGTTATTTCCATTCCGAAATGCTTGATGCAGCCGGAACTGTTAAACCTGATCATGCATACCCGGTTCTCATGAATTTATTACCCGCAGGAATAAAAGGACTTGCTTTTGCTGCGCTTACTGCCGCTATAGTAGCCTCACTTGCCGGAAAATGTAATAGCATTGCCACTATTTTTACACTTGATATTTACAAGAAGTTTATCAAACCCGAAGCATCAGAAACACGATTGGTTTCAGTTGGTCGCTGGTCTGTGGTTGTCGCATCTTTAATTGCTATCGTTATCGCTCCTGCATTGCGGAGTTTCGATCAGGTTTATCAGTTTATTCAGGAATATGTTGGTTTTATTTCGCCGGGTGTTTTTGCGATCTTTTTACTAGGCTTTTTCTGGAAGAAAACCACTTCACGTGCTGCGCTTGTCGCTTCTTTATTAACCATCCCTTTATCTGCTTTTTTTAAATTCCTGCCTGCGCTAAGCAGCGGCGCTATTGCACCGATTCCTTTCTTGAATAGAATGTCATGGGTATTTGTGATTATTATGGTTTTAATGGTTCTGGTAACCTTAACGGATCCTAAAAGTAAAGATAACCCGCAGGGACTGGAGATTGATAGCAGTATGTTTAAGGTTACTCCGGCATTTACCATTGCCTCGGTTATTATTTGTGGTATTCTTGCAGCGCTTTATACCGTTTTTTGGTAA
- a CDS encoding LacI family DNA-binding transcriptional regulator, giving the protein MAETVNIKRLAQELNISIATVSKALNDSYEISLKTKNRVWTLAKELNYTPNPAASNLRSNKTKTVAVVIPCVANNFFSLSIMGIEEIARQHGYHVLIYQTHENIEAEKAFTNSLLNGRVDGILTSVSSSEYNSEYYANLVKKIPLVFFDRVYENLDAVKVTTDDYEIAFQATEHLIECGCTKIAYLFGLENLPAGKARFAGYLDALKLHGIMASDEVIVKYHDDEEFNLQQIKELLGKYKPDALFSSIEEFIIPAYCACRELGLQIPDDIKVLSFSNLSTAKLLSPSLTTISQPAFEIGREAAKCLFKILNNKQLDDEQNIILKSVLTKRESTGC; this is encoded by the coding sequence ATGGCGGAAACAGTTAATATTAAGCGGTTGGCTCAGGAATTGAATATTTCTATTGCAACCGTTTCTAAGGCCCTCAACGACAGCTATGAAATCAGTTTAAAAACCAAAAACAGGGTGTGGACTTTGGCTAAGGAACTGAATTATACACCAAATCCGGCAGCGAGTAACCTTCGGAGCAACAAAACCAAAACTGTTGCAGTAGTTATACCCTGCGTAGCCAATAATTTTTTCTCCTTATCTATCATGGGAATTGAAGAAATAGCCCGACAGCATGGTTACCATGTGCTCATTTATCAAACCCATGAAAATATAGAAGCAGAAAAAGCTTTCACCAATAGTTTGTTAAACGGGAGGGTAGATGGTATTCTTACTTCCGTATCAAGCAGTGAATACAATAGTGAATATTACGCCAATCTGGTTAAGAAAATCCCTCTGGTATTTTTTGATCGGGTATATGAAAACCTGGATGCGGTTAAAGTAACTACTGATGATTATGAGATTGCTTTCCAGGCCACTGAACATTTAATTGAGTGCGGCTGTACCAAAATTGCCTATTTATTTGGCCTCGAAAATCTTCCGGCAGGTAAAGCAAGGTTTGCCGGTTATCTCGATGCACTGAAATTACATGGGATAATGGCTTCGGATGAAGTCATTGTTAAATATCATGATGACGAAGAATTTAACCTGCAACAGATCAAGGAATTGCTTGGGAAGTATAAACCCGATGCACTTTTTTCTTCTATTGAAGAATTCATCATTCCTGCTTATTGCGCTTGCAGGGAATTGGGTTTGCAGATTCCGGATGATATTAAAGTTCTCAGTTTTTCTAACCTGAGTACGGCAAAGCTCTTAAGCCCCTCGCTTACCACAATTTCGCAGCCTGCCTTCGAAATTGGACGTGAAGCGGCAAAATGCCTTTTCAAAATCCTTAACAATAAACAACTGGACGATGAACAGAATATCATATTGAAATCGGTGCTGACCAAACGCGAATCTACAGGTTGTTAA
- a CDS encoding membrane dipeptidase, which produces MNIAVADLHCHPSMKPYGRSFPDRIPGTNPLIKDCIYFYGDPPFVKKILNKILGITSFPQAGIQALEKGGVGLIFCSLYPFEKGFVRKGALPGDLVTDSVNLVTGIGKERIHYIQDSHNGYFADLENEYVFLKALDGKVFTFGPKKIRYVLLIDFQHIAQSEDDEVRTVYIGLSFEGMHALYNRFEDVGSDDPLVKQSLMDNLAKVKAWPHCPLFITFAHHFYNGLCGHAASLTDFSVKLITNQSVMLGTGLNALGKDMIRALLSKTNGKRILIDIKHMSIASRKEYFELLDQEYKNEHIPVIVSHGAICGDEHAYNLFLSSDINFSDREIVLIGQTKGLFGIQLDERRIASSHEIALFRKHLGSEAILLHAALFVWRQIRYIAVLLDINRLPAWDIQCLGSDNDGIVNPIDGIWTSADFGLLKDRLLIHANAFVANPDYNMSMPDNLISGAEIVEKFMSRNMLSFMEKNFR; this is translated from the coding sequence ATGAATATCGCTGTTGCAGATTTACATTGCCACCCTTCAATGAAACCTTATGGGCGTAGCTTTCCCGATAGGATACCTGGGACCAATCCTTTAATAAAAGACTGCATTTATTTCTATGGTGATCCACCATTTGTAAAAAAGATCCTCAATAAAATTTTAGGTATTACCAGTTTTCCCCAGGCGGGCATTCAGGCGCTAGAAAAGGGAGGTGTCGGACTTATTTTTTGCTCACTTTATCCTTTCGAAAAAGGATTTGTCAGGAAAGGTGCCTTACCAGGTGATTTAGTTACCGATAGCGTAAACCTTGTTACTGGCATTGGAAAAGAGCGTATACATTACATTCAGGATTCACACAATGGATATTTTGCAGATCTGGAAAATGAATATGTTTTTTTAAAGGCTTTAGATGGAAAAGTTTTCACTTTTGGACCAAAAAAAATTAGATATGTATTGCTGATAGATTTTCAGCATATTGCCCAAAGTGAAGATGATGAGGTGCGTACAGTCTACATTGGATTATCTTTTGAAGGGATGCATGCCCTTTACAATCGCTTTGAGGATGTAGGGAGCGACGATCCTTTGGTAAAACAAAGCTTAATGGATAACCTGGCAAAGGTAAAGGCCTGGCCGCACTGCCCGTTGTTTATCACTTTTGCCCATCATTTTTATAATGGATTATGTGGGCATGCCGCCAGCTTAACTGATTTTTCAGTAAAGCTGATCACCAATCAAAGTGTGATGCTTGGAACAGGCCTAAATGCATTAGGTAAGGATATGATTAGGGCATTATTATCCAAAACAAACGGAAAGCGGATCCTTATCGATATTAAACACATGAGTATCGCATCCAGAAAAGAATATTTCGAACTTTTGGATCAGGAATACAAGAATGAGCACATACCGGTAATTGTGAGCCATGGGGCAATATGTGGCGACGAGCATGCTTATAACTTGTTTTTAAGTTCGGATATTAACTTCTCTGACCGCGAAATTGTGCTCATTGGCCAGACTAAAGGGCTGTTTGGGATACAATTAGATGAAAGACGTATTGCCAGCAGTCATGAAATTGCACTATTTAGAAAGCACCTCGGGAGCGAGGCAATCTTGCTTCATGCTGCACTGTTTGTTTGGAGGCAGATTCGTTATATTGCAGTGTTGCTCGATATTAACAGGCTTCCCGCCTGGGACATTCAATGTTTAGGGAGTGACAACGATGGTATTGTTAATCCTATTGATGGGATATGGACCTCTGCCGACTTTGGATTACTGAAAGACAGACTTCTTATCCACGCAAATGCTTTTGTTGCAAATCCCGATTACAACATGTCGATGCCGGATAATTTGATATCAGGAGCAGAAATTGTAGAGAAGTTTATGAGCCGGAACATGCTCAGTTTTATGGAGAAAAATTTCAGATAA
- a CDS encoding efflux RND transporter periplasmic adaptor subunit: MKRVLMCLGLCTLLYVTGCTSKKEEKEEVATYAVTTPLRMDTSFTKEYVSQIKSVRNIEVRAQEKGYLQNIYVDEGQRVKAGQLLFKIMPKAAQSELLKAQAETKSAEIELENTKLLSDKNIVSKNELAMAKAKLQSANAETSLAKFHLSNTEIRAPFDGTIDRIPLKLGSLVDEGALLTSLSDNSQVFAYFNVSEPEYLNYQSAAKAKGQQEVSLLLANNELLKSKGKVEVIESEFDNETGNIAFRARFNNSDNLLRNGETGKIQMVVPLKNAIVIPQKATYDIQDKTYVFVIDKNNKVHSRAITIAGELPDLYIIGDGITVEDKILLEGVQKVKDDDKIAFKFQQPQDVMKQLRLKTE, from the coding sequence ATGAAAAGAGTTCTCATGTGCTTAGGCTTGTGTACTTTGCTTTACGTAACAGGTTGTACCTCGAAGAAAGAAGAAAAAGAAGAAGTAGCTACTTATGCGGTAACCACGCCGCTAAGAATGGATACTTCGTTTACCAAGGAATATGTTTCGCAGATTAAATCTGTCCGGAATATCGAAGTTAGGGCCCAGGAAAAGGGCTATCTCCAAAATATTTATGTAGATGAAGGCCAGCGTGTAAAAGCGGGTCAGCTGTTATTTAAAATTATGCCAAAAGCAGCCCAGTCTGAGTTGCTAAAAGCACAGGCTGAAACTAAATCGGCAGAAATTGAGTTGGAAAACACCAAATTATTATCGGATAAAAATATTGTTTCCAAAAATGAACTGGCGATGGCCAAAGCCAAACTTCAATCGGCAAATGCTGAAACCTCACTGGCAAAATTCCACCTGTCAAATACCGAAATCAGGGCACCGTTTGATGGCACCATCGACCGAATTCCATTAAAACTGGGTAGTTTGGTTGATGAAGGCGCTTTGTTAACCAGCCTTTCGGATAACAGTCAGGTTTTTGCTTATTTCAATGTATCAGAGCCAGAATATTTAAACTACCAGAGTGCAGCAAAAGCAAAAGGACAGCAGGAAGTAAGTCTATTACTGGCCAATAACGAGTTGTTGAAATCTAAGGGTAAAGTGGAAGTGATAGAAAGTGAATTTGATAATGAGACAGGGAATATTGCTTTCAGGGCAAGGTTTAATAACTCAGATAACTTGCTTAGAAACGGCGAAACCGGTAAAATTCAGATGGTTGTTCCTTTAAAAAATGCCATTGTTATCCCACAGAAAGCAACTTACGATATCCAGGATAAAACTTATGTTTTTGTAATCGATAAAAACAATAAAGTACACTCCAGGGCCATCACCATTGCTGGTGAACTGCCGGATTTATACATTATTGGCGATGGCATCACAGTAGAAGATAAGATCTTACTTGAAGGTGTACAGAAGGTTAAAGACGATGATAAAATTGCCTTTAAATTCCAACAGCCTCAGGACGTGATGAAACAATTGAGATTGAAAACAGAATAA
- a CDS encoding TfoX/Sxy family protein, producing the protein MASDQKFVDFVIDQIGYSGRVTFKKMFGEYGLYFDDKLFALVCDNKLFVKPTLSGRAYIIDVVEAPPYPGAKNQFLIEEQLEDSDWLKKLISITVAELPEPKPRKKK; encoded by the coding sequence ATGGCATCAGATCAGAAATTCGTAGACTTTGTTATCGATCAGATTGGTTATTCCGGACGTGTTACCTTTAAGAAAATGTTTGGTGAATACGGTTTGTATTTTGATGATAAGTTATTTGCGCTCGTGTGCGATAACAAATTGTTTGTTAAACCTACTTTATCGGGAAGAGCGTATATCATTGACGTTGTGGAAGCGCCACCTTATCCAGGTGCAAAAAATCAATTTTTAATAGAAGAGCAATTGGAAGATAGCGATTGGTTAAAAAAACTGATCAGCATTACAGTAGCTGAACTACCCGAACCCAAGCCACGGAAAAAGAAATGA